One part of the Lycium ferocissimum isolate CSIRO_LF1 chromosome 8, AGI_CSIRO_Lferr_CH_V1, whole genome shotgun sequence genome encodes these proteins:
- the LOC132067486 gene encoding probable serine/threonine-protein kinase PBL3 isoform X1, which produces MGNCIGSSAKVEAALSSNTPSASEASRFPSKKSNSSVPSSLSIPSYGRKSSSESLPTPRSEGEILFSPNVKSFSFNELKNATRNFRPDSLLGEGGFGCVFKGWIDAQTLTASKPGSGMVIAVKKLKPEGFQGHKEWLTEVNYLGQLRHQNLVKLIGYCIEGDNHLLVYEFMPKGSLENHLFRSMSAFSLFLALYLSYCCDFIFANCLSVLPRIVCIYKLVVILGLIFVKTGGPQPLNWATRIKVAIGAARGLAFLHDAKEQVIYRDFKASNILLDAEFNSKLSDFGLAKAGPTGDRTHVSTQVMGTQGYAAPEYVATGRLTAKSDVYSFGVVLLELLSGRRAVDNTKIGIEQNLVDWAKPYLGDKRKLFRIMDTKLEGQYPQKGAYTAANLAWQCLSNESKLRPKMSEVLTALEQLQSPKGLSKLSHIEHRGISSPVAVSSPMRHRSPLHMTPSASPLQAYQKSPRGR; this is translated from the exons atggGCAATTGCATAGGTTCCTCAGCTAAAGTTGAAGCTGCTCTTAGCTCTAATACCCCTTCAG CTTCTGAAGCTTCAAGATTTCCCAGCAAAAAGAGCAATTCTTCTGTTCCATCAAGCCTAAGTATACCATCCTATGGTAGGAAAAGCAGTTCTGAAAGCCTTCCTACTCCAAGATCCGAAGGCGaaatattattttctcctaATGTCAAATCCTTCTCCTTCAATGAATTGAAAAACGCAACGAGGAATTTTAGACCTGACAGTCTTCTAGGGGAAGGAGGATTTGGTTGTGTTTTTAAAGGATGGATCGATGCGCAAACTCTTACTGCTTCGAAACCTGGTTCTGGAATGGTGATTGCTGTCAAGAAATTAAAGCCAGAAGGTTTTCAAGGTCACAAGGAGTGGTTG ACTGAAGTTAATTACCTCGGGCAACTTCGTCATCAAAATCTGGTTAAACTCATCGGCTACTGCATCGAAGGTGACAATCACCTATTGGTGTATGAGTTCATGCCTAAAGGAAGCTTGGAGAACCATTTGTTTAGAAGTATGTCAGCTTTTTCCCTCTTCCTAGCTTTGTATTTGTCTTACTGCTGTGATTTCATATTTGCTAATTGCCTCTCTGTTCTGCCTAGAATTGTGTGTATTTACAAATTGGTGGTAATTCTTGGCTTAATCTTTGTTAAAACAGGAGGACCTCAGCCTCTAAATTGGGCAACAAGAATTAAGGTGGCTATTGGTGCTGCTAGAGGCCTTGCATTCCTTCATGATGCTAAAGAACAAGTCATATATCGGGATTTCAAGGCTTCTAATATTCTGTTAGATGCG GAATTTAATTCAAAGCTGTCAGATTTTGGTTTGGCAAAGGCAGGGCCAACTGGTGATCGCACACATGTATCCACTCAAGTAATGGGTACACAAGGCTACGCTGCTCCAGAATATGTTGCTACAG GTCGTTTAACAGCGAAAAGTGATGTATACAGCTTTGGCGTGGTGTTGCTTGAACTGTTATCAGGGCGACGTGCTGTTGATAACACAAAGATCGGTATAGAGCAGAATCTTGTAGACTGGGCAAAGCCATATTTAGGAGACAAAAGGAAGTTGTTCCGAATAATGGACACAAAATTAGAAGGCCAGTATCCTCAGAAAGGAGCATATACAGCTGCTAACCTTGCTTGGCAATGTCTAAGCAATGAGTCCAAGCTCCGCCCTAAAATGTCCGAGGTTTTAACTGCTCTTGAACAACTTCAATCACCAAAAGGTCTTAGCAAACTCTCCCATATCGAGCATCGGGGTATTTCCAGCCCCGTGGCTGTATCTTCACCTATGAGACATCGCTCACCCTTGCATATGACACCTTCGGCATCTCCATTACAAGCCTATCAAAAGTCTCCTCGTGGAAGATGA
- the LOC132067486 gene encoding probable serine/threonine-protein kinase PBL3 isoform X2: MGNCIGSSAKVEAALSSNTPSASEASRFPSKKSNSSVPSSLSIPSYGRKSSSESLPTPRSEGEILFSPNVKSFSFNELKNATRNFRPDSLLGEGGFGCVFKGWIDAQTLTASKPGSGMVIAVKKLKPEGFQGHKEWLTEVNYLGQLRHQNLVKLIGYCIEGDNHLLVYEFMPKGSLENHLFRRGPQPLNWATRIKVAIGAARGLAFLHDAKEQVIYRDFKASNILLDAEFNSKLSDFGLAKAGPTGDRTHVSTQVMGTQGYAAPEYVATGRLTAKSDVYSFGVVLLELLSGRRAVDNTKIGIEQNLVDWAKPYLGDKRKLFRIMDTKLEGQYPQKGAYTAANLAWQCLSNESKLRPKMSEVLTALEQLQSPKGLSKLSHIEHRGISSPVAVSSPMRHRSPLHMTPSASPLQAYQKSPRGR; the protein is encoded by the exons atggGCAATTGCATAGGTTCCTCAGCTAAAGTTGAAGCTGCTCTTAGCTCTAATACCCCTTCAG CTTCTGAAGCTTCAAGATTTCCCAGCAAAAAGAGCAATTCTTCTGTTCCATCAAGCCTAAGTATACCATCCTATGGTAGGAAAAGCAGTTCTGAAAGCCTTCCTACTCCAAGATCCGAAGGCGaaatattattttctcctaATGTCAAATCCTTCTCCTTCAATGAATTGAAAAACGCAACGAGGAATTTTAGACCTGACAGTCTTCTAGGGGAAGGAGGATTTGGTTGTGTTTTTAAAGGATGGATCGATGCGCAAACTCTTACTGCTTCGAAACCTGGTTCTGGAATGGTGATTGCTGTCAAGAAATTAAAGCCAGAAGGTTTTCAAGGTCACAAGGAGTGGTTG ACTGAAGTTAATTACCTCGGGCAACTTCGTCATCAAAATCTGGTTAAACTCATCGGCTACTGCATCGAAGGTGACAATCACCTATTGGTGTATGAGTTCATGCCTAAAGGAAGCTTGGAGAACCATTTGTTTAGAA GAGGACCTCAGCCTCTAAATTGGGCAACAAGAATTAAGGTGGCTATTGGTGCTGCTAGAGGCCTTGCATTCCTTCATGATGCTAAAGAACAAGTCATATATCGGGATTTCAAGGCTTCTAATATTCTGTTAGATGCG GAATTTAATTCAAAGCTGTCAGATTTTGGTTTGGCAAAGGCAGGGCCAACTGGTGATCGCACACATGTATCCACTCAAGTAATGGGTACACAAGGCTACGCTGCTCCAGAATATGTTGCTACAG GTCGTTTAACAGCGAAAAGTGATGTATACAGCTTTGGCGTGGTGTTGCTTGAACTGTTATCAGGGCGACGTGCTGTTGATAACACAAAGATCGGTATAGAGCAGAATCTTGTAGACTGGGCAAAGCCATATTTAGGAGACAAAAGGAAGTTGTTCCGAATAATGGACACAAAATTAGAAGGCCAGTATCCTCAGAAAGGAGCATATACAGCTGCTAACCTTGCTTGGCAATGTCTAAGCAATGAGTCCAAGCTCCGCCCTAAAATGTCCGAGGTTTTAACTGCTCTTGAACAACTTCAATCACCAAAAGGTCTTAGCAAACTCTCCCATATCGAGCATCGGGGTATTTCCAGCCCCGTGGCTGTATCTTCACCTATGAGACATCGCTCACCCTTGCATATGACACCTTCGGCATCTCCATTACAAGCCTATCAAAAGTCTCCTCGTGGAAGATGA